A stretch of DNA from Phycisphaerales bacterium:
CGCCGCCCCACCAGGTCCATACGAGCGCCAGGCAAAGACCATAGCAAACGCGAGCAGCAACGCCACACGCGAGACACGCAAGCTTGCAGGCGGCTCTACATAACGCGTATGCAACAAGAGCCATAAGAATGCTCCAACCAAAACCTCCGACTGCTGCCCAAACACATTCAATGAACGCCTCCCAGGCTCCATCATCTTCTGATGATCTGAATTCTCCGCCGCTTTCAGAGCCCTTTGAGCCCTCCCAGATTATGAAGTTACCGAGACCATTTTCATTTACATTTACAAGAGGCGAATCACTATCAAAATGAATAGTGCGGCCATTTGTGTCGACGCTGTTTTGTCCGGTGATTGCTGCATTGAACAGTGGCATATAGAGAGCATCGCCAGGCTTGACAAGCTTGCCACCATGAGGCTCCAACACATCATTGAAGATCTCAGTCATATCGATGTTCATCATCGCTTGACGGAAGTCACCGCATCCATCACTTCCAGCAAGGGTCTCATCGAGTGCTTGCACGAAGAGTTGATACTGAAGTGGACTCAGTTGGTTAGGCGTTGATAAGAGGTCTGGGAGTAGCGGAGTAAATTGGCCTGGCCTTTTTTTACTCAAGACGGGTTTTGGCCCTCCTCCCAGAGCATCGATAAGTGTTAAGTCATTAACAATCTCCGTCATTTGGTAATGGAAGTCTAATGAAGCGTCCCCAGGCGAACCGTCTGTAGATAAGCCAGCTAATGTATAGTAGTTGTTGATCATGCTGAAACAGTTGATATAGGCGCCTGTTTCTTCATTGTGAATGGTAACCAAAGCGACAAACATCTCACCCCACCAACTTGGATGATCGGGGATTGGTTCACGTTCACCGACTTCCTCTAAGTAGTGAACGACAAATCTTGTATCGACACGTGCTTCAGGTTCGGTCATATCCTCAACTGCAGTACCTAATGGAATGTGATGTGAGGGTCCGTAGTAGGTTCCACAGGAGTTGATTTCCTCCTGAGGGAAGTACCATGGGTGAGCATGCTCGTCTGCAACAGGACCAAAGAGATGGGTGTGAATTTTCTTGTTAAAGGCAGTGAACTCTTCTACCTCTGAGTCATCTTCTTCCATCAGACTCAGTGCGCTCGCTGACATTGATGACATTATTGTTGTTGTCCCAGGCAATGAAGCCTCCGCACTGGGCAAAAACCAATCTTGCTCAGGCATGACGAGGTTCATGGTCAACATTGCTAACAGAGCAATGTTTCCTTTTTTGACGATTGAATGTGTTTGCATTGCAATATCCCCTTTCTTCGAGGTGGTTGATTTTTCTCAAAAAGAGATATGTCAATCGCTGCTTGACATTGCGCGTAATTCCAGAGATTTCATGAAGTTGGCGTTTGTGGGAGATGCTGCTCAGGTGGGTTGCCTTGATCGCTCGCATCTGAAAAGGGCGGTGGCTTGATTCCGAGGGCTGATATGAACCAGGCAAAAAAAAGCCCGGCGGGCCCAGAGCCGAAGCTCCGGGACCCACCGGTATGGGGGGGGCATATAAATGGCAGGATCGATACGCAGAGGTATCGTTCCTTGTTCAAAATGGGCCATCACACCTGAGCACCTGGCTAGGCAATGGCTCAATAACCATTAGATTTGAATCGTATTGCTGGTTCCTGGGGGCTGGGGAGGAGTGTGGTATTCACCCTCCGGACTCTTCTGTGACTCGATCCTTGTGGAGCCCCCCTCAGCTAAATCCTAAACCAATCTTCGGCCAAGGCAAATCGAATCAGCCAGTCAAAATAGAGATGTTCTTCTGCATGCTCTTAGGACTTGGAGAATGAGCCAGAAAACATCGATCAATGAAGCGCGCAGAGCGATCGAACTCCCATTTTTGGTGCTCTATGGAGGTTTTTGAAGTTGCGATCCTCAAACAGGGGCAATCTGTTGATTTGTGAGGGAGGTGGGCTGTTCGATGCTTTTTTTGGCAAGTAGAGTGATTGTTTGGTTGGTCTTCTAGGAACTCAGTCATCTTTAGGTCATAAGCGACAGTATGAAGACGCCTGTTTGAGGACGTGATTAATCGCCGAAGAAGATTCTTCGAGCCACAGGGGACCAGAATGGCACTCGCTTCCTTCACGGATTGAGCTGAGGGCGTCACCTCAAAACAGGACCCACTCTATGTTTCTAGAAGGGGGAAGGGCTATTGAATTGCAGCCAGGAATTGGTTTTGGGTTCTGAAAAAGCCAAGTGGCTCGCATGGAGCAGTAGTCGCGGCGCAAGCTTTGAATTGCCGTACAGGGAGTCCCCCAGAATGGGGCAACCGAGGCCACCTAATTCTCGAGGCGTTGCAGCATGGACGCGTAGTTGGTGAGAACGCCCCGTAATGGGTTGGAACTCAACGAGCGTATTATTCTCATTACGCTGAAGCACGCGATAGCGGGTTTGGGCTGGACGACCTTCTTCATAGCAAACCTTTTGGCGTGGGCGTTTGGGCCAGTCCACAATCAATGGTAAATCAATCTCCCCACCTTCCTCAGCGATCACTCCCTCGACACGAGCAAGATAGGTTTTTTCAACTTTCCGATCTTGGAACTGCGTCGCGAAGTGCCGATGAGCCAGCGGATTCAATGCCGCAATGATGAGTCCGCTGGTGTCTTGATCGAGACGATGTGGTGAAATAGGGCCGGTGGACTTTGGAAAAGCCTGCTTCACTCGGTACTGAATCGAGTCGATCTTTTCTGGGCCGCGTCCAGGTACAGACAGAAGGCCAGACACCTTCTCGAGAACAGCATATCCAGGCCCAATGTGATGAATACATAACAAAGGTCCTTCCCGTACTGTCGGCGGGGAAAAATCCAAGCTGTTATGGCCTTCAGTCACTGTTTGATACTACCTTTTATGAACTCGATATGCTAAACAAGGCAGCGTAGGTGGATGATCAATCTAAAAGGCATAAGGGGAATCTCGATGCGACTTGTTTGTCAAATAGCAGTGCTGTTTTCATTGGCTTTGGTACTTGGATGTGAGACAACCCCAAAAAATGAAAAAGAGAAAGAAGCACTCGATTCTAGTGTGACGGCCACCATTAAGGAGATGAGCGACAAAGACCCACGGGTTGCTCAGTTCATGGGGACAGCCTATGGCTATGTCTGTTTTCCGACAGTGTCTTACGGTGGGTTAATCGCTGCTGCGGGATCTGGTCAGGGTGAGGTGTACGTTCAAGGCAACTTGGTTGGGTATGCAAGAATATTTCAGGCGTCTGTTGGCGGAAATGTCGGTGGACGCTGGTATTCAGAGATGATCTTCTTTAAGAATGAACAAGCCTTTCAAGATTTTAAGGACGGCAATATTAAATTTCAGGCACATACTGCAGCGGTCGCTGTGACAGCTGGCGGTGGAACGCAAGTTGACTACCAAAAAGGTGTTGCTGTCTTCACGCATGACAAGTTTGGCTTGTCGGCACAAGCATCTATTGGTGGTCAAGAGTTCAAGTTTGAACCCGCCAAGGCAATGCCTGATGCTTAAAGCAGTTTCATGTCACAATCATGTACTCGAGATGAACGACATTCGCGCCGAAGCTCTTAGTGATTTTATGACCCCGAGTCTGCACAGCGACTTAATGAAATGAGCAAAGGGCATTAAGCTGATGGATGGAGTGTCCCTTTTAGGGATTAGTTTGGATTGAGTAAAACGCCATGCTGTTTTAGGCCTCGGCGAATTTGTTCACAGGTTGGCTTTTTGGGATCAATTTGTACGGCCTCCCAGCCAGCAACATGAGCAGCAACAATATTGTTGCGATCATCATCGAAAAAAAGGATGTCATTGGCACGTCGACCTAGTTTTCGTTGCATTGTTTCGTAGATAGAAGGTTGAGGCTTCGCCAGACCTAAGAGATGCGATGCTTCACATCGATCAAGTAAAGAGACGTTGGGATAGTTGATAAGTAAGTTCCAATGCGCGTCATTCGTATTTGATAAGCAGCACGTCTCATAGCCTGCCTCCTTTATTTCTTGTATCAGCTCAGTGGTGCCTTGATAGGGGCCTCGAAGCCAAGCGGCATGTGCTAGCTCAATTTCCGATGGGCGGTATGCTCCCTCAAGGAGAAGGCTCAAACGATCGTAATACTCTATTGAGGAGAGTTGGCCTGTTTGGTGTTCATTGATAAGTTGTGCGTGTGCCGTATGGAACTCGTTGGTGATCGCAATGTCACGCGCTGGCAGGCCTGCATAGGCAATCGCTTCTTCAATAGATGCACTCAGTCTTACGAGCACACCGCCGAGATCAAAACAGATAAGAGGTGAGTGAGCCATTGTCTTGTTTCTTCAGTTGGCCATCGATGGCAACAGTTAAGGAAAATAGGTTGGTGGCGGCAGCCATGGGCTGGCTTTGATCGCCTCGGTGTACTGAAATCTAGGTCGGCCCTCTTTCCTAGCAGAGTCCATCAGTAAAAGAGGTTCAACAGATTGCTTTATGGTAGCTTCAGTGGCCTGCTATGCTGAAATAAAGCAAGTGGCATGTATCGGCTGATGATCTACAGCCACCGAGAGCCGGGGTCGATTATTATTCCAAGTTAGCAGAGGTCTTTCGCAGATAAAACGAGCACGGGCCGGTGTGCTAAAAAGGCATAGGCAGAGAAGGCGAGCATTGGACTTAGATCGATCGAAGACAATTTTAGTGAGTCACCCTCGAAGTGGGCTTAATTGGCTGAGATATTGCATTGAGTTCTTTAGCCACCAGCGAACGCCGGGGTTGGCAAGATTGCAATCAACAGGCGAGCCGATTATCTATCGCACACACGATGTACGAAAGACGGAAGGCCCCGATAGCTGTGACTGTATGTTTTACGAGGAGGGGCGGCACTCCAGAGTTGTACGTCAAGCGATGGGACTGGTTGGTCATCGTTTCCAGCCAATCTTCAGCCGGATGATTCTGGTTCTTCGTGACTACAAAGAAAATGCTGTTCGTAGTCAGTGGAGTCTGTCTCGTTACATGAGCAATGTGTTGGCCTATGATCGTTTTGATGGTGAGAAGCAAGTGATTTACTACGAAGACTTGCGAAACGACATGTGGCCAGTCAAGAAGATCCTTGAGTTCCTTGAGATAGAGTTTGATCTATCTTCTTTTGATGAAGAGAAGCACCGGGCAGCTTCATTGAATCTTTACGATGTGCGTGGTATCGGGCGTAGTCCCGCCTTGCCAAAGCTCAGTGCTGATAAACAGCGAACCATAGAGAAATATCTTAAGCGTAAGCTAGGCGATGGATTTGAGAGAAACCTCGGGCGATATGTAGAACGCTCATGAAAGCCATAAAAAAACTAAAAGCGATCAGCCAAATTGACCCATCCAAGGTCATTCTCGTAAGCCATCCAAGAAGTGGCTTGAATTGGTTGCGCTACTGTATCGAGCACTTTAGTGGGCAGCGAACACCTGGCCCTGTACGTATCTTTGAAAAAGGCGATCCGATTGTCTATCGGACGCATGACGTGCGAAAGACTGACGGGCCCAATGATTGTGACTGTGCTTTCTATAAGGAGAGCCAGCTGCCGAAATTCATCCGCCAGGGTCTGAGTCTCGTTGGTTATCGCTTTCATCCAATCTTTAGTCGAATGGTACTGGTGATTCGAGATTATAAGGCCAACGCTGTTCGGAGTGAGTGGACGCTATCGCGATACATGGTGAACGTGCAGGCGTACAATCAATTTCAGGGTGAGAAGTGTGTGCTTTACTACGAGGACATGCAGGCGGATGTGCGTGCTGTCGGGCCGGTACTTGATTTGATGGGTATTGATCACAGCATCGATTCATTCGACGTCGAGTTTCATCGACAGCAATCACTCAAACTCTATGATCAACGGGATATTGGCAGAAGTAAATCGACCCCGAATCTTGAAGAGGGGCAACAGCAGGAAATTGAAACGTACCTACGGCGAAAACTGGGGCCGGCATTTGATCGATATTTAGCTCGGTATGCCTCGTGATCGATCTGAAAGAACAAGGCGCTGCTGTTTGATCGTTCTGTATGGTGAAGCGAAGGCGCTCTCGGGGTCGTTGATTGCATTAAGAAAACCTTGGTTTGACGAGATGCAGGCTACTAAAATCCTGAGTCACGGAAATTTGATTCGATTCCAGGCGTCCTTATGGTATTGTGACTCAACGACTTATGATCAATCAAAGGAATGACGGTCATTTGCACATCTGCAGAGGTGTTTTTGGCGTAGTTATTGATAGGGGATGGGCGTTTAAAAATGCGAGGGCATTTTTATCAATCAAGGAAAAACGACGGCAGATTCATTGGATTGAGATGATTCTAAACAGGAGTGCAAGATGCTGATGACCTTACTAAAACACAGGAGCGCTGTTGTTTCAACATGCGGCGTTATTGGGCTATTGGTCTTCGTTCCCTTGGCAACTGCAGATGATCCGCCAACGACTGAGCGCGTCTACTACGACGGTCTTGATGAAGAGGGCAACCTTGTTGGGGGCTTTGTGGAAATGGCAATGCAGCCAATGACAGAGCATCGTAGGCATGGATTCCGATCAATGTTTGGTGGGCCAGTTGTCACGACTGTGATTGACAATGGGGATCCTCTCAATCGTATTGATGCTGTATTTGTCGGCGATGGCTACCAGGCATCAGATTTATCCGCTTATAACAGCCACTGTCAGGCTGGTATTGATCTCTTCTTCTCAACAGAGCCTCTTGCTTCTTATGCCGGGCTATTCAACGTGCATCGAGTTGATGTGATCTCAAATGAATCAGGTGTTGATAATGATCCTACAGAGGGTATCGATCGTGATACCGCGCTCGATATGAGATTCTGGTGTGGAGGAACCGAGCGACTCTTATGTGTCAATACAACATTAGCTTGGAACTTCGCAAACTATGCGCCCGATGCAGATCAGATTTTAGCGGTAGCGAACTCTACGAAGTATGGAGGCGCCGGCTATTCTTCATCTGAGATAGGCACCTATGCTGGTGGTAATGGTGCAGCTGCTCAAGTAGCGCTGCACGAATTGGGTCATAGCCTTGGTAATCTCGCAGACGAATATAGTTACGGTGGCAGCGAAACGTATAGTGGTGGGGAACCTTCTGCTCGCAACGTCTCGATCTATGATGCGAGTGAAATGCAAGCGAACACGACAAAGTGGCACCAGTGGCTCAATTACAATGAGGGTGGTTGGGATGGTCCAGTTGGCACATTTGAGGGTGCGAGCTACTCAGAATTTGGCATTTTTCGTCCCAGTAATAATTCATTGATGAGAAGTCTGAATCGTCCCTTTAATCTCCCTTCAGGAGAAGGGCTGATCATCGAGCTCTACAAAATTGTCGATCCGATTGATGATGCCACGCCACTCTCACCTCCACTGGTTGGTGATGAGCTGATCTTTGTAGATCCAGTAGATCCGGGTGGGAGCACACTTGATATCCAATGGTCCATTGATGGTGTAGAAATCGCAGGGGCTACCGGGGAGACATTTGACCTTGCGGACTTTGATCTTGCAACTGGGGATCATTCCATTTCTGTCAAAGTTGTGGACAACACACCATGGGTTCGCGATGAGGCCGCCCGAGCTTCCTACCTGAGTCAGACACGTACCTGGGAGATTGATAGGCCAGAAGAACCCTGTGTTGGTGATATCAATGGAGATCTCACTGTAGACCTGGCAGACTTTAGTGTTTTTCTTTTGAATTACGGACTTGAGAGTGGGGGGCCGTCAGATCTCAACAATGATCTGGTTGTTGATCTGGCAGATTTCTCTTTATTGCTAGTCAACTATGGCAGAGTCTGTTCCGAATAGATCAGGGTATATGTAAAAAAGAGACAGGCTCTCCCTGGAAGAATCTAGGGAGAGTCTTTTTTATGGTGCTCTCAATGACGTGCTCATA
This window harbors:
- a CDS encoding RluA family pseudouridine synthase, with translation MLCIHHIGPGYAVLEKVSGLLSVPGRGPEKIDSIQYRVKQAFPKSTGPISPHRLDQDTSGLIIAALNPLAHRHFATQFQDRKVEKTYLARVEGVIAEEGGEIDLPLIVDWPKRPRQKVCYEEGRPAQTRYRVLQRNENNTLVEFQPITGRSHQLRVHAATPRELGGLGCPILGDSLYGNSKLAPRLLLHASHLAFSEPKTNSWLQFNSPSPF
- a CDS encoding HAD-IA family hydrolase; the encoded protein is MAHSPLICFDLGGVLVRLSASIEEAIAYAGLPARDIAITNEFHTAHAQLINEHQTGQLSSIEYYDRLSLLLEGAYRPSEIELAHAAWLRGPYQGTTELIQEIKEAGYETCCLSNTNDAHWNLLINYPNVSLLDRCEASHLLGLAKPQPSIYETMQRKLGRRANDILFFDDDRNNIVAAHVAGWEAVQIDPKKPTCEQIRRGLKQHGVLLNPN
- a CDS encoding M64 family metallopeptidase, with the translated sequence MLMTLLKHRSAVVSTCGVIGLLVFVPLATADDPPTTERVYYDGLDEEGNLVGGFVEMAMQPMTEHRRHGFRSMFGGPVVTTVIDNGDPLNRIDAVFVGDGYQASDLSAYNSHCQAGIDLFFSTEPLASYAGLFNVHRVDVISNESGVDNDPTEGIDRDTALDMRFWCGGTERLLCVNTTLAWNFANYAPDADQILAVANSTKYGGAGYSSSEIGTYAGGNGAAAQVALHELGHSLGNLADEYSYGGSETYSGGEPSARNVSIYDASEMQANTTKWHQWLNYNEGGWDGPVGTFEGASYSEFGIFRPSNNSLMRSLNRPFNLPSGEGLIIELYKIVDPIDDATPLSPPLVGDELIFVDPVDPGGSTLDIQWSIDGVEIAGATGETFDLADFDLATGDHSISVKVVDNTPWVRDEAARASYLSQTRTWEIDRPEEPCVGDINGDLTVDLADFSVFLLNYGLESGGPSDLNNDLVVDLADFSLLLVNYGRVCSE